The following are encoded in a window of Castanea sativa cultivar Marrone di Chiusa Pesio chromosome 9, ASM4071231v1 genomic DNA:
- the LOC142610510 gene encoding uncharacterized protein LOC142610510, producing the protein MSESFSSSSNSVDREIDEYRNTTSYSGSSSDSSRSSGNTSDEYVSGVPGVPLEVFQEEFRTRVASGSRAGPSSAPSSTRRDEVETVYSCAVGVPAKTDERKLTSLRSWYQIPDELNPRLAVRDEWCCQPHFGIGVYEAYLLGGLRLPLNAFARELLTRLGIGLCQLNPNAWRLVVSMQILWREVFEGDCPLTVDEFLFCYKPSEISQSRGFYQFTARRKDCRIIKSLVTSDRSWKTEFFFVSGFWAGRPADVGRDSFPPYTGDLGNLRPEGVRRPSLSQFHLGRVQKARLHPERDFHSLVTLQRLATWGLGPEPSPEALAHEITVRRRMATMKENKGKGVVDERGKQDTETRARPSVGDKRSLSKAINLENLPSRRAKHRKSSKAGVVSPAVPVPPPPPSVPIFDVESSEPAPTPPSKTSVPTSSQPPVDVVPNLLESEGLAWERFQQAVSDEDVAACYNMSLTDFEHSGVHDLFKVMDTNLFSSLAFHACLLCLIQKFLFVCAGHVQVYSCV; encoded by the exons atgtccgaaagtttttcttcgtctagcaatagcgTTGATAGGGAGATCGATGAATATCGTaacacaactagctatagtggCTCTAGTAGTGACAGCAGTAGGAGTAGTGGTAACACCTcagacgagtatgtttctggggttcctggggttcccttagaagttttccagGAAGAATTTAGGACGAGGGTAGCATCTGGGTCTAGGGCTGGTCCTTCTAGCGCGCCCTCGTCCACTAGAAGGGACGAGGTTGAGACTGTATACAGCTGCGCTGTTGGGGTTCCAGCCAAGACAGACGAGAGAAAACTAACGtcccttaggagttggtaccaaatcccggacgagctaaatcctagattggccgtccgtgatgagtggtgttgccaacctcattttggcattggggtttatgaagcctatcttcTAGGGGGTCTTAGGCTGCCTCTCAATGCTTTTGCCAGGGAGTTGCTTACtaggttaggtataggtttatgtcaattaaatcctaatgcatggagactagttgtttctatgcaaattttgtggagagaggttttcgaAGGGGACTGTCCtcttaccgtggacgagttccttttttgctataaaccctctgaaattagtcaatctcgtggcttttatcaattcacaGCCAGGAGAAAAGACTGTAGGATAATTAAATCTTTGGTCACCTCAgataggagttggaagacggagttcttcttcgtctcaggTTTTTGGGCAGGACGCCCTGCTGATGTGGGCAGGGATTCATTTCCCCCATATACAGGAgatttagggaaccttcgtcctgaag GTGTTAGGAGGCCGTCGTTGAGCCAGTTCCATCTAGGACGCGTCCAGAAAGCTCGTCTtcacccagagagggacttccactcTTTGGTTACCTTGCAGCGTCTTGcaacttggggacttggccccgaGCCCTCTCCTGAAGCCTTAGCCCACGAGATTACAGTCCGCCGAC ggatggctaccatgaaggaaaacaaaggcaaaGGGGTCGTGGACGAGCGTGGCAAGCAAGACACTGAAACTAGGGCTCGTCCTTCTGTTGGCGATAAGAGGAGCCTGTCAAAGGCCATCAACcttgaaaacctccccagcAGGAGAGCCAAGCACAGAAAGTCGTCCAAGGCTGGGGTCGTCTCTCCTGCTGTCCCTGTTCCTCCTCCACCACCGTCCGTCCCAATCTTCGACGTGGAGTCGTCTGAGCCTGCTCCCACTCCACCGTCCAAGACCAGCGTTCCTACCTCGTCCCAACCTCCCGTTGATGTTGTGCCCAACCTGCTCGAGAGTGAGGGcttggcttgggagaggttccaacaggcagtgtctgacgaggacgtggctgcatgctacaacatgtccttgaCGGATTTTGAACACTcgggtgtccacgatcttttcaaggtaatggATACAAATTTGTTCTCGTCGTTAGCTTTTCATGCTTGTTTACTTtgcttgatacaaaaattcttatttgtttgtgcaggccatgtccaagtttatagctGCGTCTAG